The following coding sequences are from one Lycium ferocissimum isolate CSIRO_LF1 chromosome 3, AGI_CSIRO_Lferr_CH_V1, whole genome shotgun sequence window:
- the LOC132049774 gene encoding uncharacterized protein LOC132049774, with protein sequence MAGGTNFLHRVISYVANELIVNGLANSPGFQRFAVRTSRRMEDLSKMADQKKREIADQIKDASKNFESFKNQ encoded by the exons ATGGCTGGAGGAACAAACTTTCTTCATAGGGTTATTTCTTATGTAGCCAACGAATTAATCGTCAACGGACTCGCCAACAG CCCTGGTTTTCAAAGATTTGCAGTAAGGACCTCAAGGAGAATGGAAGATCTATCTAAAATGG CTGACCAGAAGAAGCGAGAAATTGCTGACCAGATCAAGGATGCGTCCAAAAACTTTGAG TCTTTCAAGAACCAGTGA